The DNA sequence GAACTCGCGAGTACCGTGAGTTAGTCGCCGCCAACGAAGACAAGCGCAAGAAGCTCTACAAAGACGTTTCCGAAAATGTGGCCAACACCGCCGCCGCCATCCAGGATTTTGATCAGCACGCGACGACGGACAGCGAAAAGCAGACCGCAAAAGAGCTGGCCGACCTGTGGGCGAAGTACGCCGACTACGACAAGCAGATTCCTGGCTTGTTTGCCGCCGGCGATACCAAGGGCGTCATAACGCTTCTCGAAAAGACATCGCGAGAAACCTTCGTCGATAAGTTCATTCCGCTCATCGAAAAGGCAGGTGACGAAAAGGTGAAGGAGGCTCTGGCCGCCGAAACCACGCGAAAGAGCATCGAGGACGCGACCGAGACGAAGCTCATGATGTTTAGCTTCTTGGCCATTCTATCCGGTCTCACATTCTTCGGCTTCATCGTGGCTGGTATCCGTAATTCCGTGAAGGTCGTCATGCGCGGCCTCGGACAGATTCGCGAGAATCAGATCAAGCCGCTTCGCACCGCCCTCGATAAGCTCGCGAACGCCGATCTGACCCATGAAATCGAAATCAATACGACCGAGATTTCCATTGAAGGCAAGGATGAACTCGCCAAGGTCGTCCGCGATCTCGAAGGTGTCCAGGCCGACTTCCGCGTCGCCATCGCTGGCTACAACGAAGCCCGCGCCGCTCTCACCTCGCTCATCGGCACGGTTAGCGAAGGTGCCAACGATGTGGCTACCTACAGTTCGTCGGTCGCCAACAACACCGACCACGTCGGTCTCGCCACCGTCGATATCGCTCGTGGTAGCACGGTTCTTGCCGGTAAGGCCGACGAGGCATCGCAAGCCATGACGCGATTCGGTCAGATGATCGACCGCATTACCCACCAGACCGAGGTTCAGGCCGAGGCGATCGAAACCGCTTCTTACAACCTGCAGGAGGCCACGACCATCCTCAACGATGTGGCTCACGCCGCCGACGAGATGAACGAAGCCGCCCGCACCGGAAGCGAGGCCGTCACCATCACCATCAAGGCGATGGAGAAGATCAAGTCCGAAGTTGGAATCTCCGCCGAGCGAATCCGCGACCTCGACCAGAAGGGTCAGCAGATCGGCCAGATTGTTTCCACGATCGAAGCCATCGCTGAGCAGACCAACCTTCTCGCCCTCAACGCCGCCATCGAAGCGGCCCGAGCCGGAGAGCATGGACGAGGCTTTGCCGTCGTCGCGACCGAAGTGCGAAAGCTGGCCGAAAAATCCGGTGAAGCCACTCGCGAGATCAGCGACCTTATCGAAAGCATCCGATCCAGTGTGGATGAGGCGGTCAAGACCATCCTCGCCACCCAAGAGCAGGTTCTGGACGGGACCAAGCAGAGCCAGTCCGCTGGTACCTCGCTGAAGTCGATTCTCGACTCCTCGACGAGTGTCGAAGAGCGAATCTCCGCCCTGCGCGAGGCATCGCTCAACGTCGAGTCGGCCATGACCGATGCCGACAAGGCCACGGCTCAAACCGTCGAACTGAAGGACTCGCTGATCAGCGAATCCAAGGTCGTCGGTGGCGCGATACAAGAGGTCGCCGCCGTCAGCCAAGACACTGCCGCCGCGTCGGAAGAGCTCAGTGCCACGTCCGACGAAGTTGCCCAGGTCGCCCAGCGTCTCGCCTCGCTGTCCGACTCCTTGCAAGGCTCGATTAGCATGTTCAAAACCTCGGCCCCGACTTTCGAAGTCGAAGCCGACGAACCAATCGCAGCATAAAGGAACACTCCTCTTGCCCGGCTCACCCGAGCCGGGCCTTTTTTTGTTTGGCAGGGACCTCATTTTCGATAAGCGGATGAACGTTTCGCTTGCTGTGCCCCGTGCTCTGTGCTCTGTGCTCTGTGCTCTGTGCTCTGAATCCTCAAGCCTGAAGCCTAATACAACCTTAACCCCCCGATAGCCGCCCCTTAACCATGGTCCCGCAGACTCAAATGAGGTGTTTCATGCGAAATCATAAGGGCTTCACCCTCATCGAACTGCTCGTCGTCATCGCGATCATCGCCATCCTCGCCGCGATCCTCTTTCCCGTCTTCGCCCAAGCCAAAGCTGCCGCCAAGAAGATCGCAAGCCTCAGCAACCAAAAGCAAATCGGCCTCGGTGCCGTGATGTATGCCAACGACTACGACGACTACCTGCCCGAGACCGGGTGGGACGGTCCCTGCTCCTCGCCAACCCCCGGCTCGAACGGCTATTACGCCGTCGGCGACGCCTACTTCAGCGGCGTCTTTTCCTTCCCTATCGCCGAAGCCCCGTACATGAAGAACCGCGACATCCTGAAGTGCCCGGCTGACGATGCCCCCGCCGTTTTCAACAAGCTCGGTTCGATGTGTTACGAACAGCAATTGATCCAAGGCGGCGTCCCCGGCGCCTACCCCGGCATGCGCAATGACGTCAACGCCATGATGAAGGTTCTGCCGATGTCCTACGCCGGTAACTACTTCCTCAGCCAGACCTACGCGGTCTCCATCGCTGGCCCTCGATCTGCCCGCAACTCCGCGAAGATGTTCAACATGAGTTCGATCATCTATCCGGCCAACGTGTTCTTCTCCGCCGACGCCGGTTCGACCATCAACCCCGCGAACGGAAACTACTTCTCCGGTTGGTACATCGCTCCTGGCTACGACGCCGCCGGGCGATGGCTCAAAGGCATGCGTCACCAAGGCGGCCGAAACTTCTCGTACTGTGACGGCCACGCCAAGTACTTCAAGGATGACTCGATCTTGAACGGAGCCGGTGGCAACAAAACCCAAGCCCAGATCATGCTTGCTTACCAAAAGCGTGGCCTGTACACCTATCCCGAAACGACCGATCCAGACTACGTTCGCCCGTCGAACTACTAAGCAATAATAGGCAGAGTCGGGTCGCCCCGGCGAAGCGTGCTCTGCGCCCAATTCTCCCTCGCTGGCCGAGGGAGCGGTGAGCAGGCCATAGGCGAACCAGAGGGAGCAGGAAGCTTCAGCTCAACCAAGATATTTCTCTGGATTGGGTCCACCAGAATGGTGCCTTTGTGGCACCATTCTGGTGGAGAAGTCGGTGAGGTGTCGAAGACAGTGAACCGGATGAGGCGAGCCCTGCGCCCTGCGTTCTGTGCTCTGTGCTCTGTGCTCTCCGCACTCATTACCTGCCCCGCCCCAGCAAAGCATGCCCTGTGCAAAATCGAACCTAATCCCACCCCGCCAAACAGCCGAAATAACTAATGGGGATTTTTGCTTTTCGATGGTTCAGCCACACTTTCAAGAGGACAGCGCATTCTACATGGCGCGGCAGCCGATTTACGATCGGAACATGCAACTCGTCGCCTACGAGCTCCTCTACCGACGTGGAAACGCCGTCACCCCACCCGAATTCTCGTCTGACGACGAAGTCGCCGCTCTCGCAAACGTCCTCATCGAGGTCGGCCTAGATCGCCTCGTTGGCAAAACCCGAGCCTTCGTCAACGTCCCGCAGAGCCTTCTCTCAAGCGAAGCCCTTCGCCTTCTGCCGCCCAAGCGCGTCACCCTCGAAATCCTCGAAAACACGGTCTGGACTGAGGAAGTCGAGGCGCAAATCAAGGATCTCAAGGCCCTCGGCTACCAGGTCGCGCTCGACGACTACGTCTTCGAATCCCGTCACCAGCAGTTTCTCAAGCTCGTCGACCTCGTCAAGGTCGATATGCTCGGCGTACCGCCAGGGCTCGATATTCAATCATCGATCCTTAAGCTCCGCCGCCCGGGTCAACAGTTCCTCGCCGAAAAGGTCGAGACCCACGCCCAGTTCCAAAAATGCCTCGCGATGGGATTCAACCTCTTCCAGGGCTACTTCTTCGCCAAGCCGAAAACCATTCGCGGTACCGGCGTCCGCACCAACCAGTCGATGTCCATCTCGCTCCTCGCGAAAATTCAGGACCCGAACACGACGATGCATGAGCTCGAAAACCTCATCGTCAGCAACGTCGCCCTCGGCCACAAGGTGCTTCGTCTGGTCAACTGCGTAGCTAACGGCCTCACCAAGCGTGTGGATTCTATCCAACAGGCGCTGATGTTCCTCGGCACCGCCAAAATTCGAACGATGGCCTCGCTCGCCGTCATCACCAGTATCCCCGGCAAGCCGTCCGAGCTGTATCGCCTGGCAATGATCCGCGCCAAATTCTGCGAAGCCGCCGCCCGATATGCCCGGTTCAACGATCCCGAAAAGCATTTCACCGTCGGACTCTTTTCCGTCCTCGATGCGCTCACGGACACGCCGATGAACGATATCCTGGGCGAACTTCCGCTTGCACCCGACGTCATCGACGCTCTGCGCGGTGATGGAGAACCGAACCTCTGCAAGGACTCGCTTCAGTACGTGCTCCAGGTCGAGCATGGCGCGTGGGAGCGAACCAATGTTGCCTTCCGCGACGTCCCCGCAAACGCCTATCCCGAAGCAGTCGAGTGGGCCCGCGAACAAGAACGCTCGTTGGCGTCGTAGGTTCACAGCCTCGGCACTCCGCACTTAGCTCTTTGCACTGCGCATTGAGTACTAAAATGCTACGATAACGATGTGGACTACTGGACCCAGACGCCCGACGAGGTCGCCAAGACCTTGGGGGTTGATCTTGCCCAGGGTCTAACTCCCGACGCCCGCGCCGAGCGTCTCGCCCAGTCCACCGCCAGGGTCAAGCCCGGCCACCCCGCCGTCCGCGCTTTTCTCGCCCAATTCAAAAGCCCCATCCAGCTATTGCTCGTCGCCGCAGCCTGCCTCTCGTTCTCCCTCGGACAGCCTGTCGATGGCACCGTCGTCCTCCTCATCATCCTTGGGAGTGCCGTCATCAGCTTCCAGCACGAATACCACGCCGACCAGGCCGTCAAGAACCTGATGAAGCTAGTCGAGACCAAGGTCAAAATCCTCCAAAACGGTCAGACGGTCGAAATTCCCAGCGCTTCCGTGGTCCCCGGCGACGTCATCCTCGTCGATGCCGGAAGCATCATCCCCGCCGACGGACTTCTCATCGCCTCGACGAACCTCTTCACCGATGAAGCCGCCCTCACCGGCGAGACCTTCCCGGTCGAGAAGGTGACCGGCACCTCCAAACCCGACGACGCTATCTCCGAGCGGAAGAATGTCCTCTTCTCGAGTAGCCACGTCGCCAGCGGAGCCGGACGGTTTCTCGCTGTCCAAGTCGGACCTCAGACCGAAATCGGCCGCATTGCCAAAGGCCTGACCAACCCCCGCCCGGAGCCCGATTTCGAACGCGGCATCCGCCGATTCGGGCTCCTTTTGGTCAACCTCACCATCCTCCTTACCCTCGGAGTCTTTGCCATCAATGCCTTCCTTGGGCGGTCCATCCTCGACTCCTTCCTTTTTGCCCTTGCCCTCGCGGTCGGACTCACACCCCAGCTCCTCCCTGCTATCATCAGCGTCAATCTTTCCCGCGGCGCCGTCGAAATGGCCAAGCGCCAGGTCATCGTCAAGCGCCTCTCCGCCATCGAAAGCATCGGGAGCATGGACGTCCTCTGCTCCGACAAAACCGGCACCCTCACCCTCGGCGAGGTTCGCGTCCACGGTGCCTACGACCTCGATGGCAAAGAGTCTGCCGAGGTCCTGCGCCTCGCCCAAATCAACGCCCTGCTTCAGTCCGGCTATCGAAACCCAATCGATGGGGCCCTCGCTGCTTCCGCCCCCGATGGTCTCACCAAAAACACGCCCGTCCTCGCCGAAATCCCCTACGATTTCGTTCGCAAGCGCCTCAGTGTCCTCGTTCAAGACGGCGAACCCATCCTCATCTCCAAGGGTGCGCTCGATCCGATCCGCGCCGTCTGCACTCAAGCCCAAAGCCACTCCGACGACGGAGTCCAAGCTCTATTCCAATCCTTCAGCCGCCAGGGCTATCGCGTTCTTGGCGTCGCTACCAAACCGCTTCCCGCGGGCACCACGACCGTCACCACCCAAGACGAGGCTGGTCTCACCCTC is a window from the Armatimonadota bacterium genome containing:
- a CDS encoding HAD-IC family P-type ATPase, whose protein sequence is MDYWTQTPDEVAKTLGVDLAQGLTPDARAERLAQSTARVKPGHPAVRAFLAQFKSPIQLLLVAAACLSFSLGQPVDGTVVLLIILGSAVISFQHEYHADQAVKNLMKLVETKVKILQNGQTVEIPSASVVPGDVILVDAGSIIPADGLLIASTNLFTDEAALTGETFPVEKVTGTSKPDDAISERKNVLFSSSHVASGAGRFLAVQVGPQTEIGRIAKGLTNPRPEPDFERGIRRFGLLLVNLTILLTLGVFAINAFLGRSILDSFLFALALAVGLTPQLLPAIISVNLSRGAVEMAKRQVIVKRLSAIESIGSMDVLCSDKTGTLTLGEVRVHGAYDLDGKESAEVLRLAQINALLQSGYRNPIDGALAASAPDGLTKNTPVLAEIPYDFVRKRLSVLVQDGEPILISKGALDPIRAVCTQAQSHSDDGVQALFQSFSRQGYRVLGVATKPLPAGTTTVTTQDEAGLTLAGMIVLEDPLRPEIADTVAHISSLGGRAQSDHRRQSSRRPNPWRTPRLRRPHAAHWQRNSNSQ
- a CDS encoding HDOD domain-containing protein, translated to MPCAKSNLIPPRQTAEITNGDFCFSMVQPHFQEDSAFYMARQPIYDRNMQLVAYELLYRRGNAVTPPEFSSDDEVAALANVLIEVGLDRLVGKTRAFVNVPQSLLSSEALRLLPPKRVTLEILENTVWTEEVEAQIKDLKALGYQVALDDYVFESRHQQFLKLVDLVKVDMLGVPPGLDIQSSILKLRRPGQQFLAEKVETHAQFQKCLAMGFNLFQGYFFAKPKTIRGTGVRTNQSMSISLLAKIQDPNTTMHELENLIVSNVALGHKVLRLVNCVANGLTKRVDSIQQALMFLGTAKIRTMASLAVITSIPGKPSELYRLAMIRAKFCEAAARYARFNDPEKHFTVGLFSVLDALTDTPMNDILGELPLAPDVIDALRGDGEPNLCKDSLQYVLQVEHGAWERTNVAFRDVPANAYPEAVEWAREQERSLAS